The following proteins are co-located in the Methanobrevibacter sp. genome:
- a CDS encoding V-type ATP synthase subunit I codes for MFKTARMRKIRIVTLEKYVAPTVDALHESGLVQVSDISESIQQDPELAELVTPAKVTPYTGKLSSLLMKTNGISELLGNSLSEGHGLKDTLMSFISPDMPVQKEVEKLDTEAFIKKAEETLAQVESKTSVIEGKLSALDAETSELKSNKSMANRLSNFDMDLALLKDSKYTSTTVGRINAGSASEIKNELSKLTDELEVFTVPMDDKEGEIITVVTLKEFSDDVYSTLRKFDFERIEIGDVEGTPQHIISNADSRLLTIESERASVKSELRAVAEQWDDEILSLKEQIENEKEKNEILSSFVQTKDAYILEAWVPVKDTEKVEQLVEKSSDGHCAFETIEVEGTDDENVPILQQNGWYAKPFEYLVDMYSPVRYNAMDPTIFVAITFPFFFGFCLTDAVYGLFVSLIGVVLLKGMGKVKKSMHSFGWILIWSGLWAIILGLITNGFLGDFPERIVGFRLPTVVSSVEAFVHPDTILIIAIAVGLVYTNIGFILGAINNLRYGNKKDAIGSQICWFVFEAGIILLALGVIMPAIGMIGMVLGGILIIATIGMLVWANGAYGVMDIFGYMGDVLSYARLLALCLATGGIAMTVNILAQMIDQMVPFVGIVLAIFIFIFGHIANFLFQVLGAFINALRLNYVEFFSQFFMEGRGKFEAFKAKRTFTKIKN; via the coding sequence ATGTTCAAGACAGCTAGAATGCGAAAAATTAGAATTGTTACACTGGAAAAGTATGTAGCTCCTACAGTGGACGCTCTCCACGAATCAGGGCTAGTACAAGTCAGTGATATTTCTGAAAGCATTCAGCAAGATCCTGAATTAGCGGAATTGGTTACTCCTGCAAAAGTAACTCCGTACACTGGTAAATTATCTTCTCTTCTTATGAAAACAAATGGTATATCTGAACTATTAGGAAATTCTTTATCAGAAGGCCATGGGTTAAAAGACACTTTAATGTCTTTTATTAGTCCAGACATGCCAGTTCAAAAAGAAGTTGAAAAATTGGATACTGAAGCTTTCATTAAAAAAGCGGAAGAAACATTGGCTCAGGTAGAGTCAAAAACCAGTGTTATTGAAGGGAAACTGTCCGCACTCGACGCTGAAACAAGTGAACTAAAGTCTAATAAAAGCATGGCTAATCGCTTATCTAATTTTGACATGGATTTAGCTCTTTTAAAAGATTCAAAGTACACTTCTACTACTGTTGGTAGGATTAATGCTGGGTCTGCTTCAGAAATCAAAAATGAATTAAGTAAATTGACAGACGAATTAGAAGTATTTACTGTTCCTATGGATGATAAAGAAGGAGAAATTATCACTGTAGTAACATTAAAAGAATTTAGTGATGATGTTTATTCAACACTTCGTAAATTCGACTTTGAGAGAATTGAAATAGGTGACGTTGAAGGAACTCCTCAACATATTATTTCAAATGCTGATTCCAGATTATTAACCATTGAATCTGAACGTGCTTCTGTTAAATCAGAATTAAGGGCCGTTGCAGAACAATGGGATGATGAGATATTATCTCTCAAAGAACAAATAGAAAATGAAAAAGAAAAGAACGAAATCCTTTCTTCATTTGTTCAAACTAAAGATGCTTATATCCTTGAAGCATGGGTGCCTGTTAAAGACACTGAAAAAGTAGAACAATTGGTTGAAAAAAGTTCTGATGGACATTGTGCCTTTGAAACAATAGAGGTTGAAGGTACAGATGATGAAAATGTTCCTATCCTACAACAAAATGGATGGTATGCAAAACCTTTCGAATACCTTGTTGATATGTACTCTCCAGTACGTTACAATGCAATGGATCCAACTATTTTTGTTGCAATCACATTTCCATTCTTCTTCGGTTTCTGTTTAACCGATGCAGTTTATGGTTTATTTGTATCTCTTATTGGTGTAGTATTATTAAAAGGAATGGGTAAAGTTAAAAAATCTATGCATTCCTTTGGTTGGATTTTAATCTGGTCTGGTCTGTGGGCCATTATACTGGGTCTGATTACCAATGGTTTCCTGGGAGACTTCCCGGAAAGGATTGTTGGTTTCCGTCTTCCAACTGTAGTTTCTTCAGTTGAAGCATTTGTACATCCAGACACTATTTTGATTATAGCTATCGCAGTTGGTCTTGTTTACACCAATATCGGATTCATATTAGGAGCTATTAACAACCTTAGATATGGAAATAAAAAAGATGCTATAGGTTCTCAAATTTGTTGGTTTGTATTTGAAGCGGGTATTATCTTACTTGCTTTAGGAGTTATCATGCCTGCAATCGGTATGATAGGCATGGTTTTAGGTGGAATATTAATAATTGCTACTATTGGAATGTTAGTATGGGCTAATGGTGCATACGGTGTAATGGATATTTTCGGTTACATGGGAGATGTTTTATCCTACGCTCGTCTTTTAGCATTATGTTTAGCTACTGGTGGTATCGCTATGACAGTTAACATTTTAGCTCAAATGATTGATCAAATGGTTCCATTTGTAGGTATAGTGCTTGCTATATTCATATTCATATTTGGTCATATTGCAAACTTCCTCTTCCAAGTATTAGGTGCATTTATTAACGCTTTACGTCTTAACTATGTAGAATTCTTCTCTCAATTCTTCATGGAAGGTAGAGGTAAATTCGAGGCTTTCAAAGCAAAAAGAACATTTACTAAAATTAAAAATTAA
- a CDS encoding V-type ATP synthase subunit H: MAEISDAIAMIKKAESDAEQLIVDSESQSKDLIAESRLKAEEIISEAKIAAEEEAKNTVFDAEDKAKKEAQTIAEQSAGDVKALKDKAMANVDEAASIIVKNIL; encoded by the coding sequence ATGGCAGAGATATCAGACGCAATCGCAATGATAAAAAAAGCTGAATCTGATGCTGAACAACTTATTGTTGATTCAGAGTCTCAATCAAAAGATTTGATTGCTGAATCAAGATTAAAAGCTGAAGAAATTATTTCAGAAGCTAAAATTGCAGCAGAAGAAGAAGCGAAAAATACTGTTTTTGATGCAGAAGATAAGGCTAAAAAAGAAGCACAAACAATTGCTGAGCAGTCCGCAGGGGACGTCAAAGCCTTAAAAGACAAAGCTATGGCAAATGTTGATGAAGCTGCTTCAATTATTGTCAAAAATATTTTGTAG
- a CDS encoding nitroreductase family protein, with protein MEFIDVINQRYSVRGYLDKEVEDEKLEYVLKAATIAPTGVNAQPFKVYVIDTKKHKEALSKIYGAKWFVEAPYVLCVVAIRNKAWTRPWDQKNIADIDATIVMDHMILAAQDVGLGTCYIGAFKKYEAHKFLNLDENEEPVLFTPLGYGNAEPRETPRKELDEFVVYID; from the coding sequence ATGGAATTCATAGATGTAATAAATCAAAGATATAGTGTAAGAGGATACTTGGATAAAGAAGTTGAAGACGAAAAACTTGAATATGTTCTTAAGGCAGCCACCATAGCTCCGACAGGTGTTAATGCTCAGCCTTTTAAAGTTTATGTTATTGATACCAAAAAACATAAGGAAGCATTATCCAAGATTTACGGCGCAAAATGGTTCGTTGAAGCACCTTATGTACTGTGCGTTGTGGCAATAAGGAATAAAGCTTGGACCAGACCATGGGATCAAAAAAACATTGCAGATATTGATGCGACAATTGTGATGGATCATATGATTCTGGCAGCACAGGATGTAGGTCTCGGAACATGTTACATTGGCGCATTTAAAAAATATGAAGCTCATAAATTCTTAAACTTGGATGAAAATGAAGAACCTGTATTGTTCACTCCATTAGGATACGGCAATGCAGAACCTCGTGAAACTCCTAGAAAAGAATTAGATGAATTTGTAGTTTATATAGATTAA
- a CDS encoding citryl-CoA lyase: MQENNFRVNPHSLKTAISRVETDKIVTRGYNQRDLIDKIRYSDMVFLLLRGRLPSLQEGKIFNHVLVSFCDHGATPPSTQTARLVASSGSPLNSAVAGALLSFGHKHAGAIEKTMELYQSKIGSTYATGDSGIDNKQIASSAIEIYSDYILKGKKIPGFGHRYHNIDPRADELMNIVIKQGFVGPHIKLALALEDLVYEKKKIRLNVDGANAAILSDLGFTPDLGLGVFIIGRIPGIIAHIHEENMDEEEFRRFCDLDDIIYEAGR; this comes from the coding sequence ATGCAAGAAAATAATTTTAGGGTTAATCCTCATTCATTAAAAACCGCCATATCCCGTGTAGAAACTGATAAGATTGTAACTCGGGGATATAATCAAAGAGATTTAATTGATAAAATTAGATATAGTGACATGGTTTTCCTGCTTTTAAGGGGGAGATTGCCTTCCCTTCAGGAAGGAAAGATTTTCAATCATGTTCTGGTTTCATTTTGTGACCACGGAGCTACTCCGCCAAGTACCCAAACTGCCAGGCTTGTAGCTTCATCAGGTTCACCGTTAAACTCAGCTGTTGCAGGTGCATTATTGTCTTTCGGACATAAGCACGCAGGAGCTATTGAAAAAACAATGGAGTTATATCAATCAAAAATAGGTTCAACCTATGCCACCGGGGATTCAGGCATTGACAATAAGCAAATTGCAAGTTCTGCCATTGAAATATATAGTGACTATATCCTGAAAGGGAAAAAAATACCTGGCTTTGGCCACAGATATCATAATATTGATCCAAGAGCCGATGAACTGATGAATATTGTCATTAAGCAGGGTTTTGTGGGACCTCATATTAAACTGGCTTTGGCACTTGAAGATTTGGTGTATGAAAAAAAGAAAATTAGACTTAATGTTGACGGCGCAAATGCCGCAATTCTATCTGATTTGGGTTTTACTCCGGACTTGGGTCTTGGAGTTTTCATTATTGGAAGAATTCCGGGCATTATAGCACATATTCATGAGGAAAATATGGATGAGGAAGAATTTAGACGTTTTTGTGACCTTGATGATATAATATATGAGGCAGGTAGATAA
- a CDS encoding fumarate hydratase yields MDIVEAISNSIIDASTTLSDDKLKALNNAIENEENKNAKWALSQILENYKVAQKTRFPLCDDTGIPHVIIEVGSQREISGELLNQIHEGIALGLNNLPARPMAVKGSEIERIEQSKGLYEQPGMLKPSSILIDTVNDESTYKRDVSPDTLNIHFILEGGGPEIRAKTYRVYHKRSFSNVIDTAVEWLKESLKMLGCTPSIPSIGIGRTHYEANALLLKSIAYGNLDNQSDVEKYVACELNKTGIGPMGFGGNATVLGSYVNIGNQRASGVRIVAVRPSCFVEPRVATLKL; encoded by the coding sequence ATGGATATAGTTGAAGCTATTTCAAATTCAATCATCGATGCATCAACCACACTTAGCGATGATAAATTAAAAGCATTGAATAATGCAATTGAAAATGAAGAAAATAAAAATGCCAAATGGGCGTTATCACAGATTTTAGAAAACTATAAAGTTGCACAAAAAACCAGGTTTCCCTTGTGTGACGATACTGGAATTCCTCATGTCATTATCGAAGTGGGATCTCAAAGAGAGATTTCCGGTGAATTGCTGAACCAGATACATGAGGGAATTGCTTTGGGATTGAATAATCTTCCTGCCAGACCTATGGCGGTTAAAGGCAGTGAGATTGAAAGAATTGAACAAAGTAAAGGATTATATGAACAACCGGGAATGTTAAAGCCATCTTCCATTTTAATTGATACAGTTAATGATGAATCCACTTACAAAAGGGATGTTTCCCCGGATACATTAAATATTCATTTTATTCTTGAAGGGGGAGGTCCTGAAATCCGGGCAAAGACATACAGGGTATATCACAAGAGATCATTTTCCAATGTTATAGATACTGCTGTGGAATGGTTAAAAGAATCGTTGAAAATGCTTGGTTGCACACCTTCCATTCCTTCAATTGGTATTGGAAGAACACATTATGAAGCAAATGCACTGCTTTTAAAGTCAATTGCATATGGAAATTTGGACAACCAGAGTGATGTTGAAAAGTATGTTGCTTGCGAGTTGAATAAAACTGGCATTGGTCCAATGGGTTTTGGAGGAAATGCTACTGTTTTAGGTTCATATGTTAATATAGGTAATCAAAGGGCGAGTGGTGTGAGAATTGTTGCAGTCCGACCATCTTGTTTTGTTGAGCCGAGAGTAGCAACATTAAAATTATAA
- a CDS encoding peptidase, with the protein MDETKEFLKKIGIKETFDEFKSYKRFNDGGQYRFEVPGIQSPNTMEALLQESLNKDIFIHRVTQTKGIMLLSDDEILKMVDLAKDYGCELFLSVGPRATYDTSATVHTKEGSRIGYRLRGYDNLVYAIEDVKRACKLGVRGILLYDEGLLWVLNKMRKEGEIPENVHFKLSAHAGHSNPASAKLLQENGLDSLNPVRDLQIPMIAAIRNACDIAIDLHTENPKSTGGFIRHYEVPKFIDVASPVYLKTGGSVAANHNWDTTEKEAVARIKQVMLVKRVIDNYCPQAIVSPSKSDDLSVPE; encoded by the coding sequence ATGGATGAAACAAAGGAATTCTTAAAAAAAATAGGTATTAAAGAAACTTTTGATGAATTTAAATCATACAAAAGGTTTAATGATGGAGGACAATATCGTTTTGAAGTTCCGGGCATTCAATCCCCAAATACTATGGAGGCATTACTACAAGAATCCCTTAATAAGGATATTTTTATCCATAGGGTTACTCAAACAAAAGGAATAATGCTTTTAAGTGATGATGAAATCTTAAAAATGGTTGATTTGGCTAAAGATTATGGATGTGAACTGTTTTTATCAGTGGGTCCTAGAGCAACATATGATACTTCAGCCACTGTCCACACCAAAGAGGGTAGCCGAATTGGTTACAGGCTCAGAGGTTATGATAATCTGGTTTATGCAATTGAAGATGTAAAAAGAGCCTGCAAATTAGGTGTAAGAGGTATATTGTTATATGATGAAGGACTTCTTTGGGTTTTAAACAAAATGAGAAAAGAAGGTGAAATACCTGAAAATGTTCATTTTAAATTGTCCGCACATGCAGGCCACTCCAATCCCGCATCTGCAAAATTGCTTCAGGAAAATGGACTTGATTCATTGAATCCGGTTCGTGACTTACAGATTCCAATGATTGCAGCAATTAGAAACGCATGCGATATTGCGATTGATTTGCACACTGAAAATCCCAAATCCACCGGAGGCTTTATTAGGCATTATGAAGTTCCTAAATTCATTGATGTTGCATCTCCAGTCTATTTAAAAACAGGAGGTTCAGTTGCAGCCAACCATAACTGGGATACCACTGAAAAAGAAGCTGTTGCGCGCATAAAACAGGTAATGCTGGTTAAAAGAGTTATTGATAATTATTGTCCTCAAGCAATAGTTTCTCCGTCTAAATCAGATGACCTGTCAGTTCCAGAGTGA
- a CDS encoding MmgE/PrpD family protein — protein sequence MFLKNISKFISNYRYEQATVESITTVKAAFLDFFGVTYRGSMENASKIAFNTVDEIFSGNVNINLKASVIGRNLKTNVLSAAFLNGVSAHVLELDDGHRGAQIHLGAVIFPTALAISEAYDLSGKEFIEGVLVGYEVGILLGKMVNPDHRNKGFHTTGTIGAFVAGAVASKLLKLDDEQILNALGLCGTQAAGLLESDHGGSMGKSLHAGKAVYNGILSAILARNGFTGSGTIFEGNEGFLKTMVYGDDYSAENFSLESVLKDIGKVRIRDIYFKKYPFCRHIHSSIDTALKLKASIGDEYDHIQNVAVKTYSVAAEHDNFNPKNAEELKQSLPYAVAISLVVGEVTVDDIDQLIEYGLLDNYSTVDTVNSIKNLVSRMIILSDDQLNELYPDKRPSNVIIKLDKAFRNGVFQNITLLPKGDFENPYQLTELIDKFKANNPLYDVRNLTVIDSLEEYSMKYVVQKLNE from the coding sequence CTTTTTTAGATTTTTTTGGAGTAACCTATAGGGGATCAATGGAAAACGCTTCAAAAATAGCTTTTAATACAGTTGATGAAATATTTTCTGGAAATGTTAATATTAACTTAAAGGCTTCAGTCATAGGAAGAAATCTAAAAACCAATGTTTTAAGTGCCGCTTTTTTAAATGGTGTTTCTGCTCATGTATTGGAGTTGGATGATGGTCATAGAGGGGCTCAGATTCATTTAGGTGCAGTAATATTTCCAACTGCCCTGGCAATTTCAGAAGCTTATGATTTAAGTGGAAAAGAGTTTATTGAGGGCGTGCTGGTCGGATATGAAGTGGGAATATTGCTTGGAAAGATGGTCAATCCAGACCACCGGAATAAGGGATTTCACACTACGGGTACAATAGGTGCCTTTGTTGCCGGTGCTGTTGCTTCAAAATTACTTAAACTTGATGATGAACAAATTTTGAATGCGCTTGGATTATGTGGAACTCAGGCTGCCGGACTTTTGGAATCAGATCATGGTGGGTCAATGGGTAAATCGTTACATGCAGGTAAGGCAGTTTATAACGGAATTTTATCTGCTATTCTTGCAAGGAATGGTTTTACAGGTAGTGGAACTATTTTTGAAGGTAATGAAGGATTTTTAAAAACAATGGTTTATGGTGATGATTACTCCGCTGAAAATTTCTCACTGGAAAGTGTTCTAAAAGATATAGGCAAGGTGAGAATCAGGGATATCTACTTTAAAAAATATCCTTTCTGTAGACATATCCACTCATCAATTGACACTGCATTAAAGTTAAAGGCAAGTATTGGTGATGAATATGACCATATTCAAAATGTTGCAGTTAAAACATATTCTGTAGCTGCAGAACATGATAATTTCAATCCTAAAAATGCGGAAGAGCTAAAACAATCACTTCCGTATGCTGTTGCAATATCTCTGGTAGTTGGTGAGGTAACTGTTGACGACATAGATCAATTAATTGAATATGGACTTTTAGATAATTATTCTACTGTTGATACTGTAAACAGTATTAAAAATCTTGTAAGCAGAATGATTATCCTTTCAGATGACCAACTTAATGAACTATACCCTGATAAGAGGCCGTCAAATGTAATTATCAAATTGGATAAGGCATTTAGGAATGGTGTATTCCAAAATATTACTTTACTTCCAAAAGGGGATTTTGAAAATCCATATCAATTAACTGAGCTGATTGACAAATTCAAAGCTAACAATCCACTTTATGATGTACGCAATCTCACGGTTATTGACTCACTCGAAGAATATTCTATGAAATATGTTGTTCAAAAATTAAATGAGTAG